A part of Carettochelys insculpta isolate YL-2023 chromosome 1, ASM3395843v1, whole genome shotgun sequence genomic DNA contains:
- the LOC142002224 gene encoding olfactory receptor 52M1-like, with amino-acid sequence MSDSNITIFYNPSTFILQGVPGLEVAHVWISIPFCVMYVTAFLGNFTILFIVKIESSLHGPMYYFLCMLAISDLVLSTSTIPKMLSIFWFNSREINFSACLTQMFFIHCFTAMESGIFVSMSLDRYVAICDPLRHSTILTNSRVAKIGLAVVLRGSLITLPCPVLARQWPYCRTNIIPHTCCEHTSVVNLACADIRISSYYGLFVATLLLGLDMLSIAVSYTLILRVIFSLPTNDARLKTFGTCGSHLCAILAFYIPCLFSVLSYRFGQSVDPSFHVLVASVCILVPPMLNPIIYGVRTKQIWGRLLRFFPDKGT; translated from the coding sequence ATGTCAGATTCCAACATAACCATCTTCTACAACCCTTCCACCTTTAtcctgcaaggagttccaggctTGGAGGTGGCCCACGTCTGGATTTCCATCCCCTTCTGTGTGATGTATGTCACAGCCTTCTTGGGGAACTTCACTATCCTGTTCATCGTGAAGATAGAATCGAGCCTCCATGGGCCTATGTACTATTTCCTATGCATGTTGGCCATCAGCGACCTGGTCCTGTCCACATCCACCATCCccaaaatgctgagcatcttTTGGTTCAATTCTAGGGAGATAAATTtcagtgcctgcctcacccagatgttcttcattCATTGCTTCACAGCAATGGAGTCTGGGATTTTTGTGTCCATGTCTTTGGATCGCTATGTGGCCATTTGcgatcccctgagacattccaccatcctgacaaaCTCCAGGGTGGCCAAGATTGGCCTGGCTGTAGTTCTGCGTGGCAGTTTGATCACACTGCCTTGTCCCGTGCTGGCGAGGCAgtggccatattgcagaaccaaTATTATCCCCCACACGTGCTGTGAACACACATCCGTAGTGAATTTGGCCTGTGCCGATATCCGCATCAGTAGTTACTATGGCCTCTTTGTGGCAACCTTACTGTTGGGTCTGGATATGCTTTCTATAGCTGTGTCGTATACCCTGATACTCAGGGTCATCTTCAGCCTCCCCACAAATGATGCCAGACTTAAGACTTTTGGGACCTGTGGCTCCCACCTCTGTGCCATATTAGCGTTTTACATTCCTTGTCTCTTCTCTGTCCTCAGCTACCGGTTTGGCCAGAGTGTGGATCCAAGTTTCCATGTTCTCGTTGCTAGTGTGTGCATTCTTGTGCCCCccatgctaaaccccatcatctacgGGGTGAGAACCAAACAGATCTGGGGCAGGCTACTCCGGTTCTTTCCTGATAAAGGGACCTAA
- the LOC142002230 gene encoding olfactory receptor 52K2-like, whose amino-acid sequence MAASNWSTTSHSTFILLGVPGLEELHVWISIAFCFAYIVSLVGNSLLLVVIKTEPSLHEPMYLFLAMLAFADLIISTTAVPKILCIFWSRDRTIHIDACVAQMFLIHVIGSMESGFMLAMAFDRYVAICKPLRHSAILTNRTIAKIGLGIVIRATTLLSPYPFVLKLIPYCRTNVISHTYCEFMTLVKLACVDATVISFYSLAIALVFGGLDLILIVLSYILILRTVFSLPCKDAWRKSLSTCSSHFFMVLVFYVPSAFSYLTNRFGQVAPYVRILMANLCLLFPPMMNPIIYGVGTPGIRQRALHILSIKPA is encoded by the coding sequence ATGGCAGCTTCCAACTGGAGCACAACTTCCCACTCCACCTTCATCCTTCTcggggtcccagggctggaggagttacatgtctggatctccatcgCCTTCTGCTTTGCCTACATCGTGTCCCTTGTGGGGAACAGCCTCCTCCTGGTTGTTATCAAGACGGAGccgagcctccatgagcccatgtacctaTTCCTCGCCATGCTGGCGTTCGCTGACCTCATCATCTCCACCACCGCTGTGCCCAAAATCCTCTGCATTTTCTGGTCCAGGGACCGGACCATTCATATTGATGCATGTGTGGCCCAGATGTTTTTGATTCATGTAATTGGTTCAATGGAGTCTGGGTTCATGCTGGCCatggcctttgatcgctatgTTGCTATCTGTAAACCGCTGCGACACTCGGCCATCCTGACCAATCGGACAATAGCCAAGATAGGGCTGGGCATTGTAATAAGGGCGACCACGTTACTGAGCCCATACCCATTCGTGCTGAAGCTGATCCCTTACTGCAGAACCAATGTCATTTCTCACACCTATTGTGAGTTCATGACACTGGTGAAACTGGCCTGTGTGGATGCAACAGTCATAAGTTTCTACAGTTTAGCTATTGCACTTGTTTTTGGGGGCCTAGATCTTATCCTCATTGTCCTGTCCTACATCCTGATCCTTCGGACTGTCTTCAGCCTCCCCTGTAAGGATGCATGGCGCAAGTCCTTGAGCACCTGTAGCTCCCACTTCTTCATGGTGCTGGTGTTTTACGTTCCCTCGGCCTTCAGCTACCTCACTAATCGTTTTGGCCAGGTGGCTCCCTATGTGCGCATCCTCATGGCCAACCTgtgcctcctcttccctcccatgatgaaccccatcatctatggggtgGGAACCCCAGGCATCCGGCAGAGAGCACTCCACATCTTGAGTATCAAACCAGCCTGA